The following are encoded in a window of uncultured Pseudomonas sp. genomic DNA:
- a CDS encoding polysaccharide biosynthesis protein, which translates to MSFKGKVLLITGGTGSFGNAVLNRFLGADIGEVRIFSRDEKKQDDMRKRYASTKLKFYIGDVRDYQSILNATRGVDYIFHAAALKQVPSCEFHPMEAVKTNVLGTENVLEAAIQNEVKRVVCLSTDKAVYPINAMGISKAMMEKVMVAKSRNVDDSKTVICGTRYGNVMASRGSVIPLFVEQIRAGTPLTLTDPNMTRFMMTLADAVDLVQYAFEHGNNGDMFVQKAPAATVEVLAKALTALVGKPEHPIQVIGTRHGEKLYEALLSREEMACAEDRGEYFRVPPDLRDLNYSKFVEQGEEKISRTEDYNSHNTERLDVEGMQRLLLKLDFIRAIQRGEHAAAEE; encoded by the coding sequence ATGAGCTTTAAAGGTAAGGTGCTTTTAATTACCGGCGGTACTGGTTCATTTGGTAATGCTGTTCTTAACCGTTTCCTAGGTGCTGATATTGGCGAAGTCCGTATTTTTAGCCGTGACGAGAAAAAACAAGATGACATGCGTAAGCGCTATGCCAGTACGAAGCTTAAATTTTACATCGGCGATGTTCGCGATTATCAGAGCATTTTGAATGCCACTCGTGGTGTTGATTACATCTTTCATGCAGCTGCGCTCAAGCAAGTGCCGTCTTGTGAGTTCCATCCTATGGAGGCGGTCAAGACTAACGTGCTTGGGACTGAAAATGTGCTCGAGGCTGCGATTCAGAACGAAGTTAAGCGAGTCGTCTGCCTAAGTACGGACAAGGCCGTTTACCCAATCAATGCGATGGGTATTTCCAAGGCGATGATGGAGAAAGTTATGGTGGCAAAGTCGCGTAACGTCGATGACAGTAAAACGGTTATCTGCGGTACTCGTTACGGTAATGTCATGGCGTCTCGTGGATCGGTGATCCCACTGTTTGTCGAGCAGATTCGTGCGGGAACACCGTTGACCCTGACCGACCCTAACATGACCCGTTTTATGATGACGCTGGCCGATGCTGTAGATTTGGTGCAGTACGCCTTCGAGCATGGCAATAATGGCGATATGTTCGTACAGAAGGCCCCGGCCGCTACAGTGGAAGTTTTGGCCAAGGCGCTGACTGCACTGGTTGGTAAGCCTGAACATCCAATTCAAGTGATTGGTACTCGGCATGGTGAGAAGCTCTACGAGGCATTGCTTAGTCGCGAAGAAATGGCCTGTGCCGAGGACCGGGGTGAGTACTTCCGTGTGCCACCAGACCTACGAGACCTGAATTACTCTAAGTTTGTGGAGCAGGGCGAGGAGAAGATTTCCCGCACAGAAGATTACAACTCCCATAACACTGAGCGTTTGGATGTTGAGGGTATGCAGCGCTTGCTCCTTAAGTTGGATTTTATACGCGCCATTCAGCGTGGCGAACACGCTGCTGCTGAGGAATAA
- a CDS encoding capsular polysaccharide biosynthesis protein CapF, producing the protein MKVLITGADGFVGKNLQAHLGERNDVEVLRFTRDDSMSMLPALVAEADFVFHLAGVNRPEDPDEFKRGNTDLTHALCDAIVSSGRQTPLLYTSSIQAERNNPYGISKRGAEEALQALATQQGSPVHLFRLPNVFGKWARPNYNSVVATFCYNVARDLPLQINDPQARISLVYIDDVIECFIALMEGKQIGQSLLNVSPEYSITVGELAKQLHTFRDSRASMITEPVGTGLVRALYSTYLSYLPPERFTYEVPKYGDQRGVFVEMLKTKDSGQFSYFTAHPGITRGGHYHHSKTEKFLVIKGKACFRFRQIVSGEFYELFTDGEQPEIVETVPGWTHDITNVGDEEMIVMLWANEIFDREHPDTFTRPVGTEA; encoded by the coding sequence ATGAAAGTGCTAATCACGGGGGCTGATGGTTTTGTCGGAAAAAACCTGCAGGCTCACCTTGGCGAGCGCAACGACGTTGAGGTGCTGCGCTTCACTCGCGATGACTCAATGTCTATGTTACCGGCATTGGTGGCTGAAGCAGATTTCGTTTTCCACTTGGCAGGGGTCAATCGCCCTGAGGATCCTGATGAATTCAAGCGCGGAAATACAGATCTGACTCATGCGCTCTGTGATGCGATTGTGTCCAGTGGTCGCCAGACTCCGTTGCTGTATACCTCATCCATTCAGGCGGAACGCAACAATCCCTATGGGATTAGCAAGCGTGGTGCTGAAGAAGCCCTTCAAGCGCTGGCTACCCAGCAGGGTTCGCCGGTCCATCTATTTCGGCTGCCGAATGTATTTGGCAAATGGGCGCGCCCCAACTACAACTCGGTGGTTGCGACTTTTTGCTACAACGTTGCGCGTGATTTGCCGTTACAGATCAATGATCCGCAGGCCCGCATTAGCCTTGTGTACATTGACGATGTAATTGAGTGTTTCATTGCCCTAATGGAGGGTAAGCAGATTGGTCAATCCCTCTTAAATGTCTCGCCTGAGTACAGCATTACCGTTGGCGAACTGGCTAAGCAACTTCACACCTTCCGCGACAGTCGTGCGTCGATGATCACCGAGCCAGTTGGTACTGGGTTGGTGAGGGCTTTGTATTCCACTTACCTTAGTTATCTGCCACCCGAGCGCTTCACCTATGAAGTGCCAAAGTACGGCGATCAGCGTGGCGTGTTCGTGGAAATGCTTAAGACTAAAGACTCCGGGCAGTTCTCATACTTTACCGCTCATCCTGGTATCACCCGTGGTGGACATTACCATCACTCCAAGACCGAAAAGTTTCTGGTCATCAAAGGCAAGGCCTGTTTTCGTTTTCGCCAAATTGTATCGGGCGAGTTTTATGAATTGTTCACCGATGGTGAGCAACCGGAAATCGTCGAAACAGTACCCGGCTGGACCCATGACATCACCAATGTTGGCGATGAAGAAATGATTGTGATGCTCTGGGCTAACGAGATTTTCGACCG